The Leopardus geoffroyi isolate Oge1 chromosome D3, O.geoffroyi_Oge1_pat1.0, whole genome shotgun sequence region GTGGAGTTAGGTCCTCAAAGATAGTGTTGACAAATATCCATcatgggaacttttttttttaatgtttatttttaagagagaatcaAAAggtgaccgggggaggggcagagagtggggcttgaacccacgaaactgtgagatcatgacctgagccaaagtcagacacttaactgactgagccacccaggcaccccaggaacatttcattaaaaatttctttttttgttaatgttcatttttgagagcgagacagagcatgagcaggggagggggaggggcacagagagagcgagacacagaatctgaaataggctccaggctctgagctgtcagcccagagcccaatgcggggctcagactcatgaaccgcgcgatcacgacctgagccgaagtcggacgctcaaccgactgagccgcccagacgccccggaacatttcattttaatgtgcTTACACCGACACTCATTACGAAGAGTGGTAGGAACTCAGTGTCAAGTCCTAGCGCTTGAGGTGGCTTTCGAGGGGGCGGAGATGAAGAAAAGGTTAAAAACGCAGCCCTTCCGTGAGGTGGTGAGACTCGCACTGCCTGCGCAAGTGCAGCAACAGTCTGCTCACCCTCCAGAGCCAGTCCTGGTGACATCCAGCGCTGCCCGGGAGCCCTTCCCTTGCCGGGAGGAGTGTAGATGGGTTAAAACCACCTCGGGGGGAGAGTTGTTGGGCAAAACCTGCCTGAACGCAATGCGTGCTCACTCTGGGACACAGCCTGTCTGCCCCTGGGGCCGCCCCGGCAGCGGCGGACCTTCGTGTCTGTCCACGGGGACGAGAGTGTCCATGTGTGGCTTTATTTGTAGCAGCTGAATTTGGGAGCTGTCTGAATTCCCGTGTCCAGAATGAAGGGAGAGTAAGTTAGGTCCACACGGTGGACACCGGAAGGGGCGGGCGGTGGATGTCAGAGACACGGTGCCGAGTGGGAGGCTCCACGCGTGTGACCTGCGTACGTGAGGCTCCCAGCCAGGCCGAGCTTCCGCAGCGGGGCCGCCTCGGGGCAGGCTCTGGGACTGGGCCCCCGGAGCCTTTGTGGAGGTTCTACGTCCTGATCTGGGTGGTAGGTGGGGCTTATGCGTTTGTAAAAGCCCAGGTCACACGCTTCAGTTACGTGTACCGTGTAAGTTCTCACTCAAACACGCAAAGGAAATCTGCATGGGGTGACGAGTGGTGCGTCATGTTGCTGGGTCAGGGCGCCCTGTGGTCGGGATGGGGACACGGGGGGTGCGGAGGAGGATGAGTGGCGTGGCCCCCAGTTTCCCCCTGCTTTTGTCCTGTGTGCTCCTCCTCTCGGATTTTAAGGCTTTGACTTTGAGCTTCCTGGAAAGCCAGTTCTCGGCGTGCGACTCTCCCAGTGCCTTTCCAGTTAAAGTGCTTGCTCTTTGGCAGGCGGGTGGCAAGGAGTCTGGGGGGGTGTGAGTGGCTGGCTGTCCCTGCTCTCACACCTCTTGCTTCCTGCAGATAAACAGTCGAGCAGCGCTTCCTTGGAGACCCTGTTGGCGCttctccaggcagaaggagccAAGATTGAGGAAGACACTGAGGTAGGAGCCAGCTGGTGccgggtggatggggggggggcagtgcccCGGGGCGTGGTGACCGGGGGGCCAGTTCTTCCAGGGGGCGCGAGTGCCACACCTCCGTGGCCAGGAGAGTCTGGTTCTCAGGCCAGGGGTGCACACCCTACGGGGAGTCTGCGCCACGGCCGCCGGTGGCTCTGAATCGgcgggcagggcagagcctgggagaTGCGGCCACTCGAGCACCGGAGGCCTGGGCCTCCCTAAGTGATAAGGTGATGAGTCAGGGTCAAAAGTCGTGTCGTGTAGCAAGCTGGGGCGGGTGGCAGGTTGCCAAGTTAGGCtaccgggggggtgggggggagtaaCCCCTGGGTTTCTTGGGTGGGGGCCCGGGTGGGCGTGAGCACGTCTCTGTCCTGCTGCCCCTGTAGGGGGTGTGTCTGTCAGGGCGCAACCAGTGGACGGAAGGGACTCCGGCCGGCTTAGCGGGAAGGGGGCAAGTGGGTAGGGTGGCTTCCTCCGCGCCGGGCGAACCCACAGCTCAGGGCTGCTGAGAGGCCCCCTTGATCTGAGGCTGGCTCTCCCTAAGGCCGTCCAGCTTGTGGGGTGGGGCGGGTGGTCAGGGCCAGcccacctctgtccccttctctctgtgggAGCTTGGGGGGCTCCTCGGATGTCAGCCAGGGCCCGCCCCGTGGAGCACGTGGTAGATGGGATTGAGGGGGAGGGGTACAGGTGATGGAAgctgggtggggtggtggtgaaggGAGTTCCTTCCCCAAGGGCTGAACCGTCCTTTAACgagtttctcctcctcctttcagAACATGGCAGAGAAGTTTCTCGATGGAGAGCTTCCTCTGGACTCCTTCATCGATGTCTATCAGAGCAAGCGGAAACTGGCCCACACACGAAGAGTGAAAATCGAGAAGCTCCAGGAGCTGGTGCTGAAGGGACAGAGACTGCCACAGGCCTCGGTGCCCGCCCCGCTGCCACCCAGGGTGCCCGAGCCAGTGCCCGCTGTCCCCCTGCCCTACCCTACCTCAGAAGCCAGCGGGCCCCCCTCTGTGCTACCTCGGCGCatccccccaccgcctcccccgGTGCCTGCAGGACGCTTGGCCACACCGTTCACCGCTGCCATGGGCTCAGGACAGGCCTTCCCGTACCCTGGATCGCAgtgtcctcccctgcccccccgcgTGGGCCTCCCCAGCCAGCAAGGATTCTCCGCACAGTTCGTGTCTCCGTACCCGCCCGCTCTCCCCCAGAGACCCCCGCCCCGGCTGCCTCCACACCAGCCGGGCTTCATCCTCCAATGAGCGGCCCCGTCCCTCCGGGGAGCCTGCACCTGCTGGCCAGGGCTCGGCGCACACAGGCTGCGAGGACCGGGGGGCCGTGGCCCTGCGCCAGCGCCCCCGTTTGTAGAACTGTAGGTCAGTGGTAAGTAGACGTAGACCCCGGTTTTGCACCCACGTGGTTGTGCGTGCAGGGCCTCAGCCTGGCATCCCCGCGGCCGCACCGGTTTGTGTTCTCGGTATGATTTCTAAGTCTCATAGTGTTGATGGACTCCTGAGTCTGGGGGGAaaagcctccctcccttcccacttaAAATCGTGTTGCTCCCGTCGCAGCTTTATTTAATAAGCTGCGTCATCGTTCCTGCTTTGTGCACAAAAGACAGTGCTGTGTGGCCCTGCCCGCCACTGTCCCTGGTGAGGGTCTGTCAGGTGGGCTTGCCTGGAAGGTGCTTACTGAATCGGTGGGCTGGGGTGGCCAATCGTCCCTCCCCCCGAACCTGGATGCTTCGAAGCCACATGCAGGGTTTGCACTCGGCCCCCTGCCAGGTCCGGAGGCTGGGCACGTTGCAGCCGGGCCGGGGAAGATTGGTCCGAGCCGGACTTTGCACAGCAGACTACGTCCTCggctcctcctctctcccccgcCTCGGGCCAGCCCCTGACGGTTTCTACGAAGAAATATTTCCCCCAGTATTTTTACTATGTCTgtaattttcctgttttatattgggaaagaaaacttttttgaCACAAGACCATTCAgggaaactttataaaaatgcaCATCTTGTTTTGAACAGATTGAGGTGCAGAAGCGAATGCAATTTCCTTTCTCACAAGCAGTGTATGGTCACACCTGTGGGTGCCTGtgctgtgccttagtttcccctgGTGCCAATGAGGGGCCGTCCATGGCTCCCCCGCAGGCCCACAGGCTGGGCAGGCCGAGGGGTAGCTCTCACTACTGGCTCTGTGTTCCCAGAGGGGCTTGTCCAAGGTCGTCGTGTTGCAGGTGGAAGAATTCTGTCCCGTCTTGAACCAGGATACTCGTAGCCAATATTCTCTGCCTCTGATTGGGCCTCAGGGtcggagggggacagagggagtcCGGCAGCATGGCGTCATGCTTTGGAGAAAGCCAGCACCAGGATCGGCAGACGCCCTGGGAACACCCCTGGCTCCTCCTGGCCCTCTGGGCTCTCGCCTGCCCTAGTGACAGACTGGAGGCAGTGCTCAAACGGGGTCTGTCGCAGCAGGCCAGAGGCAAGGCCACCAACCTGTGTCTTCAGTTAGCATATGGTTCTCCTGGACTGTCACAGCCGAATGGGATGGGCGTGCCTGCCATGTTTTGCGAATCTGGAGATCagggcccgccccgccccgcccctcccctccccagtacCTCTGCTGCCTACCCCAAGGTCGGTGGGGGGACGCCCACAAGCCCACACGGGGTGGAGCCAAGGGTGTGAGCTCGGTGTTGATGTGGTGAAGGGCTGGCCTCACTCCAGGGCCAGGCCTGAGCTGGGGTTGTAAAGCTGTAGGACCCTTTTTAATAAACAGGATTAACAACAAGTTCTGTCCTTTATTTATCCGGGGATGTTCGTGATGTGTGTGGTTCTAGAGTATCACTGATCAGAATTCCGACCGTGAAGCTGCCTTGTGCGTCGAAGTTAAAAAGCCACCCACCATCCTTGAAGCGTCTGCCTTGACCAAGGTCCCTGGCACGGACAGGATAAAAGGCTCTCCTGTTTCCCACCTCCTGCCCTTCACTCGTGTTCACGAAAAGGTAGTACACTGCTCCTGTGTCAACAGTGTGGCTACACTGCGGCCGTGGTTGCCCTCTGGCCTCGGTCTCGCCCTGGCCCTGACCGCACGGTCACCGGCACGGACTGCATCGCCGAGGGAAGTGACGGACATTCTTGGCTTGTTGCAAATAAGTGATAGAACTGAGTGGGTGACATTTCGTCCTGGAGAAGAGgacccctcccaccaccccagaCTTACTTGCTGCTCCCCCCTTGAGGCTGGAGAGACCCTGCCGGTCCCCTCTGTACCCCCTGGGTTGGACCATGTACCAGGGCCTGGGCATCTGGGAAGGACCTTCCTCGTTGCACTGGTCGGAAGGTGAGCACGGAGAACAGCCCCGTGAAGCCCTCCTACGGGATGCCATTCCCTGCACATCACTGCACGGGGAGGATGCGCCCGCGGCACTGCTGGGGCTTTCCCGGGACGAGGAGGAAAGCCTTTCTGGAGAAATCCGTGTGCTTGTTTGAGAATTTGTGGCAGAGAGGGAGCTTACAGCCACACTTGGTGAGGACACTGGCTCCCTTCTCCGGACCCCCGTGCTTGTGAGGTCGTCAGGGAGGCCCGGTGGGAGGGGGCGTGATGAGATCAGATGCGGGGCTTCTTGTTTGGGGTCTCTAGTTAAAAGATTTGCTCACTGAGGACATGCTTTCAGAACCAGCTAACCTTTCTGTGTCTCGACTGAGTGGACTCGTGCCAGTTTTCACTGGTCGCATGTGGTGGAGCCAGTCGTCTGCTTGAAAGTCTTTCCTGAAGCTGGTTTCCCTTAGAAACGAGAACCAGGCCCCGGTTCCATCGCCCTGTTTATGAAGTTTTCAAAGCACTTCACCCCACCCACACCGCATACTGGTCCGGAGGGGGACAGGGCCCCACTTCATGCTCTGGGAAACCCCGGGCACAGGGAGTGAGACTCTCCTCTGAGGCCACATGCGGTGGAAGCCACCCAAGTTGATCTTTCTCTGCCCTGACCTGCACGGTCTTTGTTCCACAAATGCCGGTGGCCTGCGGGGGAAGGGGGCACGCTGTGGGCAGCGTGCCAAGGCAAGGCCGCCCCCGCAGAAAGCGGGTGTCTGCACAGCCAGCTGTGCTCTTGGGAACCCAGAGGCCTGTTAGGCTCTCTTAATACAAGGCTGTGTGTGGCCACACCGGTTTGGTCCAGACCAGATAGGAGTCAGCGTGCCCACCGCCAAGCCCCGGTGTGGGCCGTTCTTAACTGCAGGGACTCAGTGGTCACTCCTCCCCCTTCCCAAAGAAGTGTGGCTTCTGACAGGGctgggggagcgggaggggggggTGTGTGGACAAGAACCCAGGGGACTTGGGGTGGCAGTAGAGGCCGGGGAGGAAAGGCCCAAGCCGCGACTCACCACGGAGGTGTCCGTCCTACGGCCGCAAGTCACAGACTTCCCAGGAAACGAGCCCGGCGGAACCAGAAGCAGCTGTACAAGCTCTTCCGTAGTTCCAAGTGCCCTGTTACCTGCAGCAACTAAGTGGGTCCCTGCCCTGCGGTGCACGTCCCGGCCCTGGAGAAATGACAGCCCAGGCGCGGCCCCTCATGGTAGGGCAGTGACAGTCCAAGTGCATTTTATTGCCAGTCTGACTCTTCAACACAAGGAAAGACTAAAGGCAAAGCAGAAGAGCTGGTTCCTTGTGCTCGTGTCCAGACCGTGGCTGGTACCGGAGCACCCTGCGGGCGGGGGGAGCTGCCGGTCCTTTCCTCCCAAGCACTCCCGGGGGCCCAAGGAACACACGTTCTTGCAAATCCTCCTcccagtgggggcagggcaggcccaCAGTGGAGCGGGGCTGCGGCCAGGCTGCCGGGCGGCCCCTTCCTGCGGGGCACAAAGGTGCCCTTGATCTGGAGGACGGCAGGTAGGCGTCCTAGTTCTTGGACTTTTTGTGGCTGAGCTGGGGAGGCCTTCGAGAGGTCTGGCCATCACctcatgaggaggggagggaaggaggcagggggggAGGTGGCGGCAAAGGGGAACAGGCAGAACGGGGCCTCCAGGGCAGGAGCAGCCAGATCAGGGTCATGAAGGACAGGACACAGGAGGGTCACCATAGATTCCGGCGGAACAAACTCCCGGAGTGACCGCACAGCACCTGTGCCCGCCGGGCCCGCATCTCCCCAAAGGTCCTGTCCTCCACACTCCCGTCCCCGATGCCTTGGAGCGAGGCCCAAGGAGAAAGGGCAATGCTAGGCCGCTCTGGAGCAGTCTGCTTTGCTTGAGGCCACCCCAGCCCCGTCACCATGGACTCAGTGCCCGAAAGCTACAAGTAGGTGAAAGCTACAAGTAGCTACCACATCTTGCCTATGTCCCCCACAGCCAGCATGGACTGGCCGTTCATGGCTAACCTCAGACCTTGAGTTTAAAAGGCAGGGGAGGTCCTACCCAAAGTCCCTCTCCTGGGGCCCTGCTTCTCAGGGTGAATACAAACTCACGAAGGAAAGCTTGAACTCAGAATATTACAAATGTTCCATGTGTTTCCTGAAGACGTTGTGGCTCGGGCCTGCTAGATCCTGGCTGCGCTCACGAGTGCCTGTTGCAGACGGAGAACCGGCCCCTGATCCTTTGGGTTCAGCG contains the following coding sequences:
- the VPS37B gene encoding vacuolar protein sorting-associated protein 37B isoform X2, coding for MTLASNRSLAEGNLLYQPQLDALKARLTQKYQELQVLFEAYQIKKTKLDKQSSSASLETLLALLQAEGAKIEEDTENMAEKFLDGELPLDSFIDVYQSKRKLAHTRRVKIEKLQELVLKGQRLPQASVPAPLPPRVPEPVPAVPLPYPTSEASGPPSVLPRRIPPPPPPVPAGRLATPFTAAMGSGQAFPYPGSQCPPLPPRVGLPSQQGFSAQFVSPYPPALPQRPPPRLPPHQPGFILQ
- the VPS37B gene encoding vacuolar protein sorting-associated protein 37B isoform X1 codes for the protein MAGAGSEARFAGLSLVQLNELLEDEGQLTEMVQKMEETQNVQLNKEMTLASNRSLAEGNLLYQPQLDALKARLTQKYQELQVLFEAYQIKKTKLDKQSSSASLETLLALLQAEGAKIEEDTENMAEKFLDGELPLDSFIDVYQSKRKLAHTRRVKIEKLQELVLKGQRLPQASVPAPLPPRVPEPVPAVPLPYPTSEASGPPSVLPRRIPPPPPPVPAGRLATPFTAAMGSGQAFPYPGSQCPPLPPRVGLPSQQGFSAQFVSPYPPALPQRPPPRLPPHQPGFILQ